In Arthrobacter sp. StoSoilB5, one genomic interval encodes:
- a CDS encoding IclR family transcriptional regulator, with the protein MEKETKPLEGARKDSLQSVERAISVLDCFGPGTPSLGATDLARRLGLGKTVVFRIAQTLAAAGFLEREADGKYRIGLHAFEVGSLYPLHRALEEAALGPMRALAARKAHTVYLGMLHGRYITYLSIVEAPGPIQIRATPGTRTFAHTTALGTILLAHMPPEEARELLSREPLERLSPNTVTDVEAIMARLERAREAGYAMNSGEHYEMVGSIAAPVLGPLGRPVAAVSNGFAIGLVSATELQEMTHDVMDCAAEISSAFMRQDNNDLRKAL; encoded by the coding sequence TTGGAAAAGGAGACCAAACCTTTGGAGGGTGCACGCAAAGATTCCCTTCAGTCGGTTGAACGGGCTATCAGCGTACTCGACTGCTTTGGGCCTGGTACGCCGAGTCTGGGGGCTACGGACTTGGCGCGGCGGTTGGGTTTGGGTAAGACGGTGGTGTTCCGGATTGCCCAGACGTTGGCTGCTGCGGGGTTCCTGGAGCGGGAGGCAGATGGGAAGTACCGGATCGGGTTGCATGCGTTCGAGGTGGGCAGTCTGTATCCGTTGCACCGGGCGTTGGAGGAAGCTGCGCTGGGGCCAATGCGTGCGCTGGCTGCGCGCAAGGCGCACACTGTTTACCTCGGTATGTTGCACGGCCGCTACATCACGTACCTGTCCATAGTCGAAGCGCCCGGACCCATCCAGATCCGGGCGACCCCGGGGACCCGGACTTTTGCCCATACCACCGCGTTGGGCACGATCCTGCTGGCACACATGCCGCCGGAGGAAGCCCGGGAGTTGCTCTCGCGTGAGCCGTTGGAGCGTCTCTCACCAAACACTGTCACCGATGTTGAGGCGATCATGGCCCGCCTGGAACGTGCCCGGGAGGCCGGGTATGCAATGAACAGCGGGGAACACTACGAGATGGTCGGTTCCATCGCCGCCCCGGTACTTGGCCCCTTGGGACGCCCGGTGGCCGCGGTCAGTAACGGCTTCGCGATCGGTTTGGTCAGCGCCACCGAACTGCAGGAAATGACCCACGACGTGATGGACTGTGCAGCAGAGATCAGCAGTGCCTTCATGCGGCAAGACAACAATGACTTGAGGAAGGCGCTCTGA
- a CDS encoding hydantoinase B/oxoprolinase family protein, whose amino-acid sequence MLDAITQEIISNSLNAASTEMGRVLQRAAYSTIIREEQDFSCSIFTAAGRLVSQAAHIPIQMGSMDLALKSALRAFEGRLTSGDAVLVNDPYSGAQHTPDILMFSPVVVEDEVVAYVGTVAHHIDVGGRVAGSVAGDNRNIFQEGLRLPPVLAFKNGVMDEMFATVLRANIRLPEVTLGDLQAQMSANMLGVSRVQGIAEEYGVQRLLSAMDRSIESTEAEFRRRIQLLSDAVGTDSDFVEDDGVGNGPLEVKVSIQAIGDELVVDFTGSSAQAEGPINSVLSATIAAVLYVVRSVFGPDLPSNDGLKGAVRIIAPPGSIVNPESPAACGGRMQTCYRIVDALLRASAALAPERYTAGSCGNMTMSLQFDSLTDHAPIFFEVTPGALGARANDDGIDGTDVHISNCMNAPIEALEAEFPIEFTSFEFRPDSCGVGQFQGGLGLRRGFRLRDVGGQLMIRGDQVETGPRGFKGGGDASPSRFVVNPQTPQERVLPSKTLVTLVPGDEFLRETAGGGGVGDPHARSAELVGSDVSEERISQDFAERNYSPSRSGTPELTPSM is encoded by the coding sequence ATGCTCGACGCCATTACCCAAGAGATCATCAGCAATTCCCTGAACGCGGCCAGCACGGAAATGGGGCGCGTTCTCCAACGCGCCGCCTACTCCACAATCATCCGTGAAGAGCAGGACTTCTCCTGCTCCATCTTCACCGCTGCCGGTCGCTTGGTATCCCAAGCTGCCCATATCCCCATCCAGATGGGATCCATGGACCTCGCGCTGAAAAGCGCCCTCCGAGCCTTCGAAGGGAGGTTGACCAGCGGGGATGCGGTTCTCGTAAACGACCCGTACAGCGGCGCACAGCACACACCAGACATTCTCATGTTCAGCCCCGTGGTGGTGGAAGACGAGGTCGTGGCATATGTGGGGACAGTTGCTCACCACATCGACGTCGGAGGACGCGTCGCCGGGAGTGTGGCGGGAGACAACCGCAACATTTTCCAGGAAGGATTGCGGCTCCCCCCCGTTCTGGCATTCAAAAACGGAGTCATGGACGAAATGTTCGCCACAGTGCTGCGCGCCAACATCCGCCTTCCTGAAGTCACCCTCGGCGACCTGCAGGCCCAGATGTCGGCCAACATGCTGGGTGTCTCCCGTGTGCAGGGGATCGCCGAAGAGTACGGAGTCCAGCGACTCCTGTCCGCTATGGACCGGTCAATCGAGTCCACAGAGGCAGAGTTCCGCCGCAGGATCCAGTTGCTCTCCGATGCGGTCGGCACAGACTCCGACTTCGTCGAAGACGACGGAGTCGGCAATGGACCCTTGGAAGTCAAGGTCTCCATCCAGGCTATCGGGGACGAGCTGGTCGTAGACTTCACCGGCAGCTCCGCCCAAGCCGAGGGACCGATCAATTCCGTCCTCAGCGCAACCATTGCCGCGGTGCTCTACGTAGTTCGCTCAGTATTTGGCCCCGACCTTCCTTCCAACGACGGCCTTAAGGGCGCCGTCCGGATCATCGCCCCGCCCGGCAGCATCGTGAATCCCGAATCGCCGGCGGCGTGCGGGGGGCGCATGCAGACCTGTTACCGCATCGTCGACGCGCTTCTTCGGGCCAGCGCCGCCCTGGCACCGGAGCGCTACACAGCAGGAAGCTGCGGCAACATGACCATGAGCCTTCAATTCGACAGCCTCACCGACCACGCCCCCATCTTCTTTGAGGTGACCCCCGGTGCGTTGGGTGCACGTGCAAACGATGACGGCATCGACGGCACCGACGTGCACATCTCGAACTGCATGAACGCGCCCATCGAAGCGCTCGAAGCAGAATTCCCGATCGAGTTCACCTCCTTCGAATTCCGACCGGACTCCTGCGGCGTCGGACAGTTCCAAGGCGGCCTCGGGTTGCGCCGAGGCTTCCGACTCCGCGACGTAGGTGGGCAGCTAATGATCCGCGGAGACCAGGTCGAAACAGGCCCGCGCGGATTCAAGGGTGGCGGCGACGCATCACCGAGCCGATTCGTCGTCAACCCGCAGACACCGCAGGAACGCGTCCTGCCCTCCAAAACGCTGGTCACGCTTGTACCAGGGGACGAGTTCCTCCGCGAGACCGCGGGGGGTGGCGGCGTGGGCGATCCGCATGCGCGTTCTGCCGAATTGGTGGGCAGTGACGTATCCGAGGAACGAATCAGTCAGGACTTCGCCGAGCGAAACTATTCGCCGTCTCGCTCCGGAACCCCCGAGCTCACACCAAGCATGTGA
- a CDS encoding Xaa-Pro peptidase family protein, translating to MAIKVADRLLNKARALSIMEEIGIDALIATEAQNVTYASNFWALSQWLRRGPQVYAALSREALEENSWLVVGTGSLDLVATQDVWIKNVARYGFFSLKGSVDNPAEGDWAMTEQKNLKELFDTPYHDGPAKALAEAITQMGLAKSRIGIDESGITPALLTELKTLLPHCEIIPASQTFRRIRAVKTTAEVERLTKAAQCTEQAIEATFAIAKPGLTEIELSRVFLHELIDAGAEPALTVLGAGVRSALPSATPSNYRLNAGDIIRFDAGCYYQHYRADISRCAILGEPTTKHTRIYNAIHAGQDAALAAIRPGIPAQDIYHAAMNAARTAGIPDYERNHVGHGIGIEGYDVPNLTAQETTLLEPGMTLCIETPYYEIGWGGLQIEDTIVVTDTHETLMTTGRHLRTINI from the coding sequence ATGGCCATTAAAGTAGCGGACCGACTGCTGAACAAAGCACGGGCCCTGAGCATCATGGAAGAAATCGGAATCGACGCTCTGATTGCCACAGAGGCCCAGAACGTCACCTACGCCAGCAATTTCTGGGCCCTCTCACAATGGCTTCGCCGAGGACCCCAGGTCTACGCCGCCCTCTCACGCGAAGCCCTGGAAGAAAACTCCTGGCTCGTGGTCGGAACCGGGTCCCTTGACCTCGTTGCCACCCAGGACGTCTGGATCAAAAACGTCGCACGATACGGCTTCTTCTCCCTCAAAGGCTCCGTCGACAACCCAGCCGAAGGCGACTGGGCCATGACCGAACAAAAGAACCTCAAAGAACTCTTCGACACCCCCTACCACGACGGACCAGCCAAAGCACTCGCCGAAGCCATCACACAAATGGGACTGGCCAAAAGCCGCATCGGCATCGACGAGTCCGGCATCACCCCGGCCCTGCTCACCGAACTCAAAACACTGCTTCCCCACTGCGAAATCATCCCGGCAAGCCAGACCTTCCGACGGATCCGGGCAGTCAAGACCACCGCGGAAGTCGAACGCCTGACCAAAGCCGCACAATGCACCGAACAGGCCATCGAAGCCACCTTCGCCATCGCAAAACCAGGCCTGACCGAAATCGAACTCTCCCGCGTCTTCCTGCACGAACTCATCGACGCAGGCGCAGAACCTGCCCTGACCGTCCTCGGAGCCGGCGTACGCTCCGCCCTGCCCAGCGCCACCCCATCGAACTACCGCCTCAACGCCGGAGACATCATCCGCTTCGACGCCGGCTGCTACTACCAGCACTACCGCGCCGACATCTCACGCTGCGCAATCCTCGGCGAACCCACCACCAAACACACCCGCATCTACAACGCCATCCACGCCGGCCAGGACGCCGCCCTCGCCGCCATCCGCCCCGGCATCCCCGCCCAAGACATCTACCACGCCGCCATGAACGCCGCCCGAACAGCAGGAATCCCCGACTACGAACGCAACCACGTCGGCCACGGCATCGGCATCGAAGGCTACGACGTCCCCAACCTCACCGCCCAGGAAACCACACTCCTCGAACCCGGCATGACCCTCTGCATCGAAACCCCCTACTACGAAATCGGCTGGGGCGGCCTCCAAATCGAAGACACCATCGTCGTCACCGACACCCACGAAACACTCATGACAACCGGCCGACACCTACGCACCATCAACATCTAA